One Hyperolius riggenbachi isolate aHypRig1 chromosome 12, aHypRig1.pri, whole genome shotgun sequence genomic window, ctactcTTTAGCACTTTATCCCACAAATGTAGCAGTgtcatgtgatttctgccctttagagattaaaacacgactttgCATAAACTAATTTTTGATGTAACTTTTGCCATGGAACCCCCTCTGGCACgccactgtccaggtgttagaacaTTTTAAGAAACTTATCACGGTTCGCCTGTTCGCAAACGTTTGCAGAAGGTTTGCGTTCGTGAACCGAAACATTGATGTTGGCGATACCATTAGTGCAGAACTGTGATAGTCTTGATGTGTCTCTTCCCATGTATTCTGAGTCTGTAAAAGCTcgctacatttaaatgcagtaaatgacagttaatgggtttaccgcatttaaatgtttaCTATGAAATCCTatgaaacttcctttgaaactttaaaatcaattttctcaaaaactataaggtctttttgaaaaaaaaatgttaccctTGTCCCCACTCTCctacttaacatatctggcaaatttggtgtttctcgcatgtaaggaggctttgcttttaaagtcggcgggttttggcagGTTTTAATCACGAAAACTTGTTtcatttgaaacttaaaaattgattatctcaaaaattaaaagttctttttgatttttgtttttttttacattgtagccACTTCTCACCTTTACAATCCATGCAATttcggtgattgtagcatgtacgggggcgttgctattaacattaaagtcaaatccatgatcacggccgtgatcacagaTTCTACAGGCAATCACGGCTAAATCGAATTCAGAATAccgtttcaaatccggatcacgatcacgttgtatccggatttcgatactgccgtggccggatttactcaAATTTGTGATCGGGGGTAGACCGTGCAACACTACCTGCTGGACAGAGTCTCCTCACTATTGCCGGAAATAAcctaggaaggaggggggggggggggcttcagcagGGGCACCGATGTGATAAAACCATCCGAGGATCTCCCCCTTCTTTTCCTGTATGGAGAACGCTTGTATTTACGCTTTTAGAAAATGATAGATGCTTCACAAGATCTAATTACACCTTACTCCTACTCTATATGATAAAAAGTGGAAGAGACATTTgcacatttttagttttttttattgtttattctGCCTTTGTAGCACCCGGAGCTTTAGTGATAGTCTCTAGTCAGTCTCTAGGACGGTGAAGAGCTGGTAGCAGGGTAGACCACCTGGATTGGTGTACATGTACACCTGTCGCGTCGTCCCTCCCTGCATGGCAGCTTATGCAAGAAGACGACGACGGGATAGCTCCTGCCGGACAGCCCTGCAGGTATGATGGCTGCAGAGCACCCTGTAGGGACCCTTACAGGCgtgacggctgccggaggagctgcTGGACCTTCTGATGGCATAGATGTGGTGCTTGCCAGgtggtcttcttctctgctcactGATAGCACACTAGTGGCAGAGGTGACACTGGGTGTAGATGTCGCAGTGTCATCTGATGCTTCTGATGAAGAAGCTGATGAGCCACCTGATGGCACAGTCGTGTCACTTTGTTTGGGGATCACGCTGGCAGTTGCAGGTTTTGGGGTGGCTCTTGGTACAGGAGAGTGCCTGATGGCAGTATACTCCGGAAAGGCAGGTGGCAGAGAGCTGATGTCACCCTCTGATGATGATGTAGAGGAGCTTTTTCTCGAAAGTCCTTCCTCTAGTAACACAAAGTTATCCTTTTTGTAGTACTTTGCAGTTTTGTATAGGTAGATTCCCACTCCTATGTTAATTATCAGTAACACGAGTGAAAGGAAAAATGCCGTGATCCGGTAGATCTTCTGTGCCGCCCTCCATTTATCAGTAGGCAGTTTGAAGAGCTCCTGGAGGAAGTTTTCTATTGTTGACTTCCTTTTCACTGGCGTTGTTGCCCTGCTACCTGGTGTAGTCACCTTGCTCAATTTTCTTTTCTGTTTTACTTCTTCAGGTCCAGCTGTTACAGGGGAGGCCTCTGCAAGACAAAAAACAACATATGTGTGGTTAGATCAGTGTAACGCTAAAACAGAATAAATACCAAGTTCTAAGAGCGTTCCATTGTATAGAAAATTGGTCATTATGGACACCACAAACCCAGCACACAAAGCACTGAAGCTGCCCCCTGAATGCAGAGCGTATGTCTCTATCTCCCTACAGCGCCCTCTGCCTGGCTTACTTGAAGTGCAGCTaaagatagattttttttctaaGTTTTATAGAGTATAGGGGAGAGTTAGAACCTCTGTGACGctgtttattgctgtctgtgtcatcCCTGGAGatatccctcacttcctgtcacctGTGGCATCCCAGGAAGTGATTGGATCTCTATGACAAGAGCTCAGGCAGGAGTATAGGCCACCCAGAGGTTCTTCACACTGCTAAGAGAGCTGCCTTTTTTTATCTGCATTTCATGTTGTGGGTGATGCAGAAAATCCATGGAAACAACGACAGcaataaacaatttaaaaacaggaGTTATGATACCAGTTCCAGGAAAACAAAGTTAGAAAATCATATTTTATCAGCAACTTTTCTTTTCAGTCAATGTTAGCAGCTATTATTGTGTctccaaaactattttttttcatttagtgAGCTATAATTTTTCTGAATCCTTACACCCTGAAAATATATAAACaactagctccgcccactttttttttaaccttgacacacagtcactcaatgacgcacatacgcacatgcacacacacgcacacacacacacgcacatgcatgcacgcacacccacacacgcacatgcatgcacgcacacacacacacttgcacatgcatgcacgcacacacacgcacacacccacgcacacgtacacacacacacacactgtacacacacacacacacgtacacacacacacacacacacacacatgaatgcacgcacacacgcacacacacacgcacacgcacacacacgtacacacacacacgtacacacgcacactcacgtacacacacacacacacacacacatacgcacacacacatgcacacatacgcgcacacacacacacacacacacacatacgcaaacacacatgcacacacacacacgcacacacacgcacgcacacacacacaaatatacagaaGAAAGATAGATATAGCATGTTGCAGAGAACAAGGCATTAGATGTGCAACCGACCAATGTGAAGTCTCAATCCCGCAGGACAGAGGCGAATTCtattcagtgtgaaaggggcctcactgCACTGGGAGAGGAGTTAGTGTTACACACAAAGCAGACAGAGAAAGCTGGGCAGTAAAGTAGAGGTGGAAGGGCTACCTGTGGAAGATGTAGGGTTGCAGAGGATTATGGGAAAGTGGACATAAGCAGCTTGACATCCCTCAACCCAGCTCCACCTCCACATACAACATGTAAATACAATGTACTATAAGACTCATTGTTGagcgtaaaaacaaacaaaccaaaaatCAACAACCAATCAGACGTTACCCTTATCTTTGACACAAAtattgtgattggttgctttgcACTACTCCCCCACATTATCCCCAGCTTTCTCTCCCCCATCATGATAAACAGTGCTGCAGTGTCAGCATTTCATGCTGTATATCTCTTACCTGTAGTCTCAGAGACCCGGACATATACGGATGGAGCGGGTTCATAATTGTGACCATCGACGCGGAGGTGGATCTTGTAGAAGCCGCTGTCCTCAGTCGTGATGGGACTGACTGCCAAGGAGCAGCTCCCGGATCTCACCAGGCGTCTCATCACCGCGGTACGCGGGTCATGATGGGTCACTGCGCCGTCATTCAGGTTAAGGAGAGCCCTGTACTCTCCCCCATTCTCAGGCACCATCCCCCACTCCATCTCCACATTATTTTGGTTCGGTCTAACAGGAAAGCGACATGGGATCACAAGGCGCGACCCCGCGCTCACAGCCATCTCCTCAGGGACCAAACTAATGGAGGTGACATCCACACCTGTAGGAAGGAAAGAGAGAcaatggtcagtggaatgcttgtAGGAAATCATTCTAGAAGACTAATACACAATAAACTGTCATTACTAGTAGAAagtccctcccaccctcccctcaggaaacaggaaacatggcCGCCCGCTAATCAGCAGAAATGTGGGCACTGCTGTAGGAGCCCATTGAACTACCAGTAATGTGGGGAAATGCAGACGCCTGCTAAATAACAGGCAACGGGCCGTCTGCAAAGCAAAATATGGCTACAAATAACAGATGCTCACGTTTCCCTACATTGCCGGTGATGGGCGCCTGCGGTGGTGCATGTAAATTAGCAGGATTATTTTTACCTGGGAGGGGCTTAAGCTTAGGCATGTGGGAGTTGTTGGTTTAGACTAGATTTGGATGCAAAGGTTAAggtcagctgtgtgtgtgtgtgtgtgtgggggggggggggggggggctcggttGAGTTTAGTTGTGGGGTTGGTGGTCAATGTAGCTATGGGTGGAAGTGGTTCATATCATCCCAAGTaacaagggatctgtataccaagtttcattgaaaCCGGTCGAGGCACACACacgtccgattttatatatatatatatatacactatctGATGACCcgacattgcccgggtatgtatttggctgctgttggctatgccaactttttctaaccctaacacacaaacacccaATGTCCAAGTTTTGGAacgttggggtctttggcatcaataaattgtatattcccatagaaatgaaacaaatctgattggccatttgtggctcctcccctctccagtatttgaacctcagtcacccaatgaccaactgtaaaaggtttgaggcatctgctaataACAGTataaaaattgcagcaatttaaatattctccttgaaaatcaacaggtgaattttgattgtctagtaaaggctccacccacttccctgaatattaatctcagtcacccaatgaccacttgggcaaagtttgagaaccctgacagtgtaggaatggctgtagtttatattttcccagtgaaatttgtttttggatccacccactttttgtaacctggaaactcagtgaccaagtttgtcagcttatgggtccttggcatcaaaaatgtgtattttcccagtgagatgaaacaaatctgattggctgtttgtgtctctgaccccttttctgaatttgaaccccagtgagccaatgaccaactgtaccaggtttgaggctcttgccattaacagtggaagaatggcagcaatattaatattccccttgaaaatcaacagatgcattttgattgtcttttttaagctccacccacttttctaaatattaatcccagtcacccagtaaccaactgtgcaaagtttgagaaccctaccattaacagtgtaagaatggctgcagtatacattttcccatgtaaaaaatgtagttgttggctctgccctctttttcaaaccttgacacacagtcactgtataaccaagtttatgagctttgtggtccttggcatcaacaatttaaatgttcccactgaaatgaaacaaatctgattggctgtttgtggctccaccccttttcagaatgtgaatccCAGTCACGCACTGAccgactgtaccaagtttgaggcctctgccattaagagtgtaagaatatgATAGATATAGCATGTTGCAGAGAACAAGGCATTAGATGTGCAACCAATGTGAAGTCCCAATCCCGCAGGACTGAGGCGAATTCtattcagtgtgaaaggggcctcactgcactgggagaggagaatgCTGGGCAGTAAAGTAGAGGTGGAAGGTCCTCCTATGGAAGATGTAGGGTTGCAGCTCCACCTCCACATACAACATGTAAATACAATGTACTAGAAGACTCATTGTTGGGCgtaaaaagcaaacaaacaaaaaaggaaCAACCAATCAGAAGTTACCCTTATTTTTCACACAAATATTGTGACTGGTTGCTTTGCACTACTCCCCCACATTATCCCCAGCTTTCTCTCCCCCATCATGATAAACAGTGCTGCAGTGTCAGCATTTCATGCTGTATATCGCTTACCTGAAGTCTCAGAGACGCTGACGTGTACGATCGGAGCGGGTTCATAAACGTGACCATCGACGCGGAGGTTGATCTCATAGAAGCCGCTGTCCTCAGTCGTGATGGGACTGACTGTCAGGGAGCAGCTCCCGGATCTCACCAGGCGTCTGATGACCGCGGTACGCGGGTCACGATGGATCACTGCGCCGTCATTAAGGTTAAGAAGAGCTCTGTACTCTCCCCCATTGTCGGGCACCATCCCCCACTCCATCTCCACGTTATTCTTGTTCGGTCTGTTGTTAAAGCGACATGGGATCACAAGGCGTGACCCCGCGCTCACAGCCATCTCCTCAGGGACCAAACTAATGGAGGTGACATCCACACCTGTAGGAAGGAAAGAGAGAcaatggtcagtggaatgcttgtAGGAAATCATTCTAGAAGACTAATACACAATAAACTGTCATTACTAGTAGAAAGTCCCACCCTCCCCTCAGGAAACAGAAAACATGGCCGCCCGCTAATCAGCAGAAATGTGGGCACTGCCGTAGGAGCCCATTGAAATACCAGCAATGTGGGGAAATGCAAACGTCCGCTAAATAACAGGCATCGGGCCGTCTGCAAAGCAAAATATGGCTACAAATAACAGATGCTCAAGTTTCCCCACATTGCCAGTGATGGGTGCCCGTACATTAGCAGGATTATGTTTAGTgatgtggttaaggttaggcatgtggGGGTTGATGGTTAAGACTAGATTTGCATGGGGAGGTTAAGGTCAGCCATCTGGGGGCTCGGTTGAGGTTAGATGTGGGGTTGGTGGTCAATGTAGCTGTGGGTGGAAGTGGTTCAATTTAGGCATGGGTGGAAGTGGTAGAGGCTACCAGTGTTGGCAGGATGTCACcgctataaccccccccccccccttaccagcAGAACCCCTTCAATGGGTTGATGATAAGGGGGTGGTTAAGatttggagtggggggggggtggtaaaggCTACATGTTAATGGGAAgcttaaggttagctgtggagaGAAGCTTAGTTAAGGTTAGAGCATGTTTAGGCATGGGTggagagtggttaaggttaggcatgggtggagagtggttaaggttaggcatgggtggtggtgtttaagattaggcatgggtggagagtggttaaggttaggcatgggtggggggtggttaaggttaggcatgggtggtggtgtttaagattaggcatgggtggagagtggttaaggttaggcatgggtggggggtGTTTAGGCATGGGTGgagagtggttaaggttaagcatggGTGGGGGTGGTTAAGATTAGTCATGGGTGgatagtggttaaggttaggcatgggtggagagtggttaaggttaggcatgggtggtggtgtttaagattaggcatgggtggagagtggttaaggttaggcatgggtggggggttaaggttagacatgggtggggggtggttaagattaggcatgggtggagagtggttaaggttagacatgggTGGGGGGTGGATAAGATTAGGCATGGGTGGAgagtggttaaagttaggcatgggtgggggtggttaagattaggcatgggTGGAGAGTGGTTAAGGTTACGCATGGgtggtggttaagattaggcatgggtgggggtgTTTAAGGTTAGACATGGGTAAGGGGTGtttaggcatgggtggggggtggttaaggttatgcaTGGGTGGGGGGTGTTTAGGCTTTGGTggagagtggttaaggttaggcatgggtggggggtGTTTAGGATCAGGCATGGGTGCAgagtagttaaggttaggcatccggGGGGAGTGGTTATGGCCTGATCCCACTAACGCATTTGTGCGCagctgtgtccgcttttcagcaacacatcatgttacagatgctgaaaagcggacagaagcggatactaCTGTGCacagctgcgtcagtgggctcaggtctTCAGGTTAGGTACCAGCGAAACGAGGGTTCAGAGTGAGAGTAGGATTTGGTTTAGCTTTCGTAAATTATCAGCatgtattactaacattttactgtcACTATTAGCACTGCAAGAGTAGAAAATCAGTAAACTTACTGATAATCTACTATTGGtgatttccaggcgccttttttcatATCTGCCTTTCTTTCCCTCCCCTGCTACTAACCCTGGGAAATGTCCACTAAACTCCGCCCTCGCCATCCGCCATATGTTCATAAACCGCCTTACCTGAAGAGGGCTGAAGAAGGACTAGAAGTCCCACAACAAGGAACAATCCACAAAGCATTTTGTCACACGAGGACAAAACAAAGATATCCTGCTCAACGTTAGCTGCTCACGCTGCTCACGCCAACACAAGACTGCCAGTCTGCTGGGCTGTGCTGCCCTTatatgcagctgctgctgtgatgtcatAATGGGCCACACCCTCTTGTGTTTACTGGTCacctgtgttaccatagcaaccagCCACAACACAACCCTCATCCTCCTGCAGCAGCACTACAAGAAGTGCAggaaatgtatgtatgtacatatatatatatattacttaatgaccaagtatgtgagctttgcggtctttggcatcaataatttgcatggaaataaaattaatctgattggatgtggctccaccccttttctgaatttgaaccccaatcacccaatggccaactgtaccaggtacaggtgattaacagtgcaaaaatggcagcaattaaatattccccttaaaaatcaataggtggattttgattagcttttataggctccacccacttttctgaatattaatcccagtcacccagtgaccaactgtgcaaagtttgagaaccctaccattaacagtgtaagaatggttgcagtttacatttgcgcaatgaaatttgtatttttctccacccacttatttcctaacattgttcaggtatgtatttggctggtgttggctcctccTATtacttctaaccctaacacacaattactcaataaccaagtttgtgagctttgcggtctttggcatcaataatttgaattgagattaaacaaatctgattggctgtttgtggctccacccctttgtctgaatttgaaccccagtcacccaatgaccaactgtaccaggtttaaggcttgtgccattaacagtgcaagaatggtagcaattacatattccccttgaaaatcaataggtgaatattgattggcttttgtaggctccacccacttctctgaatattaatcccagtcagccagtgaccaattgtgcaaagtttgagaaccctaccattaaaagtgtaagaattgctgcagtttacattttctcagtgaaatttgcatttgtctctgcctactgatgacccggcattgccggattatgtattttgcaggtgcaggctgcgcccacttttcctaaccctaacacacaattaatcaattactcaattaccaagtttgtgagcattgcagtctttggcatcaataatttgcattgaaatgaaacaaatctaattggctgtttgtggctccaccccttttctgaaattgaaccccagtcacccaatgatcaactataccaggtttgaggcttgtgccattaacagtgcaagaatggcagcaatgtaaatattccccttgaaaatcaataggttaattttgattggattttatagactccacccacctttctgaatatcaatcccagtcacccagcgaccaactgtgcaaagtttgagaaccctaccattaacagtgtaggaatggctgcagtttacattctggcagttaaattagtatttttctccacccactgatgtcctaatgtttcccgggtatgtatttggctgctgttggctttggccactttttctaaccctaaaaaacaattgtcaatagtcaatgaccaagtttgtgagatttgtggtctttagcATGAATATttgtcattgaaatgaaacacatatgattcgctgtttgtggccccaccccttttctaaatatttaaccccagtcacccaatgatcaactgtaccaggtttcaggcttgtgccattaacagtgcaaaaatggcagcaattaaatatttgccttgaaaatcaataggtgaattgtgattggtttttgtaggctccacccacttttctgaatattaatcccagtcacccagtgaccaactgtgcaaaagttttagaaccctacaattaatagtgtaagaatggctgcagtttacattttaccagtgaaatttgtgtttgtctccgcccactgaagactcggcattgcccaggtatgtatttggcgggtgctggctccgcccactttttctaaccctaacacaaaattacttaatgaccaagtgtgtgagctttgcggtctttggcatcaataatttgcatttaaataaaataaatctgattggctgtggctccaccgattttctgaatttgaaccccaatcacccaatggccaactgtaccaggtacaggtgatgaacagtgcaagaatggcatcaattaaatattccccttaaagattaataggtggattttgattggcttttgtaggatctacccacttttctgaatattaatctcagtcactcagtgaccaactgtgcaaagtttgagaaccctgccattaatagtgtaagaattgctgcagtttacattttctcagtcaaatttgtatttgtctccacctactgatgacccagcattgcccgattatgtatttggctggtgttggctgcactcactttttctaaccctaacacacaattactcaattactcaatgaccaagtttgtgagctttgcggtctttagcatcaataacttgcattaaaatgaaacaaatcagattggctgtttgggggtggggttccacccccttatataaatttaaaccccagtcacgcaatcatcaactgtaccagttttgaggtttgtgccattaacagtgcaaggatggcagcaatgaaatattcccctgaaaaataataggtaatttttgattgttttttgtaggctccacccacttttctgaatgttaaccccagtcacccagtaaccaactgtgcaaagtttgagaaccctaccattaacagtgtaagaatggctgctgtttacattttcccagtaaaatttgtatttgtctccgcccacttatgaccctgcgttgcccgcttatgtatttggctggtgttggctgtgcccactttcctaaccctaacacacaattagagatgagcgtaatgacctaattacgattttgcgaaatttcgcgtaattagtgtaattacgattatggccgtaagtacataatcgtaatgaagaaggatttcgcgaaatttcgcgtaagcgtaattttcgcgtaattttcgcattacagtcgtatcatgccgtaatttcgcattgaacgctaccgtaatttcgcgttaaaccgtaacgctccgtataatataaaaaagccgccgactttaagggttaatagcaaagcccccttaaatgctaagagactcaaatttggagaatatattaaggagatcaggaggaataagaggaaaaatttttttttcaaaaagaccttatagtttttgagaaaatcgatgttaaagtttcaaaggaaaaatgtaaacatttaaaaacccgccgactttaacggttaatagcaaagcctgcttaaagtttaggaacaccaaattcccagggtatattaaggggatcagtgggaataagaggaaaacattttttttcaaaaagaccttatagtttttgagaaaatcgatttttaagtttcaagggcgaaaatgtcttttaaatgcggaaaatgtcaggtttttttgcacaggtaacaatagtgtattattttcatagattcccccaagtgggaagagttttacttacttcgttctgagtgtgggaaatataaaaaaaaaacgacgtggggtcccccctcccagacctctttaaccccttgtcccccatgcaggctgggatagccagaatgcggagcaccggccgcgtggggctccgcaccctgactataccagcccgcatggtccatggattggggggtctcggaaggggaggggcagccaagctttcccctccccctccgagcccttgtccaatccaaggacaaggggctcttctccacctccgatgggcggtggaggtggaggccgcgatttcctgggggggaggttcatggtggaatctgggagtcccctttaaaaaggggtcccccagatgcccaccccccctcccaggagaaatgagtatagaggtacttgtaccccatacccatttcctttaagagttaaagtaaataaacacacagacacttagaaaaagtattttaattgaacaaaaaacataaccacgaaaaaagtcctttaatattcttaattaaccattaatacttacctgtccctttaaataaatgatccctcgcaatatcctcggaaatgttctatcagttacaatgtaacaaagttattacaatgtaacaactttgttacattgtaactacgccgcacccgacgccactcgccgctcagccgccgcatacgcgtccgtgcaggacgctaagtccccgcagctcccgctgtccaccccgcccacatctgtcacccacatgtcacccacatgtgggtgacatgtgggtgacatg contains:
- the LOC137541505 gene encoding uncharacterized protein, with the protein product MVPENGGEYRALLNLNDGAVTHHDPRTAVMRRLVRSGSCSLAVSPITTEDSGFYKIHLRVDGHNYEPAPSVYVRVSETTEASPVTAGPEEVKQKRKLSKVTTPGSRATTPVKRKSTIENFLQELFKLPTDKWRAAQKIYRITAFFLSLVLLIINIGVGIYLYKTAKYYKKDNFVLLEEGLSRKSSSTSSSEGDISSLPPAFPEYTAIRHSPVPRATPKPATASVIPKQSDTTVPSGGSSASSSEASDDTATSTPSVTSATSVLSVSREEDHLASTTSMPSEGPAAPPAAVTPVRVPTGCSAAIIPAGLSGRSYPVVVFLHKLPCREGRRDRCTCTPIQVVYPATSSSPS